In one Diabrotica virgifera virgifera chromosome 7, PGI_DIABVI_V3a genomic region, the following are encoded:
- the LOC114327365 gene encoding phosphatidylinositol N-acetylglucosaminyltransferase subunit Q isoform X1 yields the protein MSQNTILVFIPDSLDTRLSGYLTGSKRIVKNSEVFYITSDKASNKAYDPLGYIGLLQECDNLNKDVSLLINSTNKEIFLMCEEKHPVTQIVYDFKRFKNSDILYHSAENYGEHFKNLSIELRKHARSVSENGRHFLINILSKVIVVLNVCLNFLSRLNLIVQKSSTFTHFEESLKTMKWFLKTAADQKTVTPKMGNVLIAKPIDIFIGVFLMSYVMQYEDQIFLFVYNTFEGIISSLKGLLLYLMGSPIGLKLNYGFNNFLGQFFLYHISLWRIFLQGAHPIFVSNFKYFMLPGALGFSYQIAMVSDLIAIATFHSYCIYVNAARIFNLQLKCLSSLWRVVIGRKFNPLRNRVDSCQYSHNQLFIGTLSFTILLFLLPTTAMYYVVFSIFRLVTLFIDRLLLGIRTALYNIPVYSIFLWILNTSSVAGNIHITWKSYDEEGNVTIEAKLEKLPFITSIVKFAPDSVSTTTNQRTLRDIFHSTITGTVL from the exons ATGAGCCAAAATACTATTCTGGTCTTTATACCAGATAGTCTGGACACTAGATTATCTGGTTATTTAACGGGAAGCAAGAGAATAGTAAAAAATTCTGAAGTTTTCTATATAACTAGTGATAAGGCCTCAAACAAGGCTTATGACCCTTTAGGGTACATAGGACTCTTACAAGAATGTGATAACTTAAATAAAGACGTTAGTTTATTGATAAATAgtacaaataaagaaatattccTAATGTGCGAAGAGAAACATCCAGTGACTCAAATAGTTTATGATTTTAAAAGGTTTAAGAACTCTGATATTCTCTATCACAGTGCAGAAAACTATGGAGAGCATTTTAAGAATCTGAGTATAGAATTGAGGAAACATGCTCGTTCAGTATCAGAAAATGGAagacattttttaataaacattttatccAAAGTTATCGTAGTACTGAATGTATGCCTTAACTTTCTCTCTAGACTGAATTTGATAGTACAAAAGTCTTCAACTTTTACACATTTCGAAGAGAGCTTGAAGACTATGAAATGGTTTCTGAAGACAGCTGCAGACCAAAAAACAGTAACTCCAAAAATGGGGAACGTTCTTATTGCCAAACCAATAGATATTTTCATAGGAGTTTTTCTTATGAGTTATGTCATGCAGTATGAGGATCAGATATTTTTGTTTGTCTACAATACATTTGAG GGTATTATTTCTAGCCTTAAAGGCCTCTTACTGTATCTTATGGGATCCCCCATAGGCCTCAAACTCAACTACGGCTTTAACAACTTCTTAGGCCAGTTCTTCTTGTACCACATTTCTTTGTGGAGGATATTTTTACAAGGAGCTCACCCCATCTTTGTTAGTAACTTTAAATACTTCATGTTACCAGGAGCTTTGGGGTTTTCGTACCAGATAGCTATGGTTTCTGACCTTATAGCCATTGCTACTTTTCATAGCTACTGCATATACGTTAATGCTGCTAG GATCTTTAATTTACAATTAAAATGTCTATCATCGTTATGGAGGGTGGTTATTGGAAGGAAGTTCAATCCTTTGCGGAATAGGGTGGATTCATGTCAATATTCCCACAATCAGTTGTTTATCGGAACATTATCttttacaattttattgtttttgcTGCCCACTACTGCTATGTACTATGTAGTATTTTCCATA ttccGCCTGGTTACACTATTTATAGATCGATTATTGTTGGGAATCAGAACTGCACTTTATAATATACCTGTATATTCCATATTTTTATGGATATTAAATACTTCATCTGTCGCAG gcaACATCCATATTACCTGGAAAAGTTATGACGAAGAAGGAAATGTAACGATAGAAGCAAAATTAGAAAAACTACCGTTTATAACGAGCATTGTAAAATTTGCACCTGATTCTGTTAGTACTACGACAAACCAAAGAACTCTGAGAGACATCTTTCACAGTACTATTACTGGAACAGTATTATAG
- the LOC114327365 gene encoding phosphatidylinositol N-acetylglucosaminyltransferase subunit Q isoform X2 — translation MSQNTILVFIPDSLDTRLSGYLTGSKRIVKNSEVFYITSDKASNKAYDPLGYIGLLQECDNLNKDVSLLINSTNKEIFLMCEEKHPVTQIVYDFKRFKNSDILYHSAENYGEHFKNLSIELRKHARSVSENGRHFLINILSKVIVVLNVCLNFLSRLNLIVQKSSTFTHFEESLKTMKWFLKTAADQKTVTPKMGNVLIAKPIDIFIGVFLMSYVMQYEDQIFLFVYNTFEGIISSLKGLLLYLMGSPIGLKLNYGFNNFLGQFFLYHISLWRIFLQGAHPIFVSNFKYFMLPGALGFSYQIAMVSDLIAIATFHSYCIYVNAARIFNLQLKCLSSLWRVVIGRKFNPLRNRVDSCQYSHNQLFIGTLSFTILLFLLPTTAMYYVVFSIATSILPGKVMTKKEM, via the exons ATGAGCCAAAATACTATTCTGGTCTTTATACCAGATAGTCTGGACACTAGATTATCTGGTTATTTAACGGGAAGCAAGAGAATAGTAAAAAATTCTGAAGTTTTCTATATAACTAGTGATAAGGCCTCAAACAAGGCTTATGACCCTTTAGGGTACATAGGACTCTTACAAGAATGTGATAACTTAAATAAAGACGTTAGTTTATTGATAAATAgtacaaataaagaaatattccTAATGTGCGAAGAGAAACATCCAGTGACTCAAATAGTTTATGATTTTAAAAGGTTTAAGAACTCTGATATTCTCTATCACAGTGCAGAAAACTATGGAGAGCATTTTAAGAATCTGAGTATAGAATTGAGGAAACATGCTCGTTCAGTATCAGAAAATGGAagacattttttaataaacattttatccAAAGTTATCGTAGTACTGAATGTATGCCTTAACTTTCTCTCTAGACTGAATTTGATAGTACAAAAGTCTTCAACTTTTACACATTTCGAAGAGAGCTTGAAGACTATGAAATGGTTTCTGAAGACAGCTGCAGACCAAAAAACAGTAACTCCAAAAATGGGGAACGTTCTTATTGCCAAACCAATAGATATTTTCATAGGAGTTTTTCTTATGAGTTATGTCATGCAGTATGAGGATCAGATATTTTTGTTTGTCTACAATACATTTGAG GGTATTATTTCTAGCCTTAAAGGCCTCTTACTGTATCTTATGGGATCCCCCATAGGCCTCAAACTCAACTACGGCTTTAACAACTTCTTAGGCCAGTTCTTCTTGTACCACATTTCTTTGTGGAGGATATTTTTACAAGGAGCTCACCCCATCTTTGTTAGTAACTTTAAATACTTCATGTTACCAGGAGCTTTGGGGTTTTCGTACCAGATAGCTATGGTTTCTGACCTTATAGCCATTGCTACTTTTCATAGCTACTGCATATACGTTAATGCTGCTAG GATCTTTAATTTACAATTAAAATGTCTATCATCGTTATGGAGGGTGGTTATTGGAAGGAAGTTCAATCCTTTGCGGAATAGGGTGGATTCATGTCAATATTCCCACAATCAGTTGTTTATCGGAACATTATCttttacaattttattgtttttgcTGCCCACTACTGCTATGTACTATGTAGTATTTTCCATA gcaACATCCATATTACCTGGAAAAGTTATGACGAAGAAGGAAATGTAA